One window from the genome of Cucumis melo cultivar AY chromosome 12, USDA_Cmelo_AY_1.0, whole genome shotgun sequence encodes:
- the LOC103501451 gene encoding uncharacterized protein LOC103501451, translating into MDNHRSPVFTWAYFLQANNIDELRHSLLCTTLELEQTRIAVQEELKKRDDQVLHLKNLLNQAIKERDEANKKCENLLLHKLFFNQHSAPISTIDDDPTKAFDSQNAFSSSDCDESIVSVSSPVPPPPEISDWISDKPLPEKGKLLQAVMKAGPLLQTLLLAGPLPQWRHPPPPLESFHLPPVAIPLPPPPPPPVPVHSEATNCGIVNKKRALSLCEESDSLPATKFQRLVFH; encoded by the exons ATGGATAACCATCGGTCCCCTGTTTTCACTTGGGCCTATTTCTTGCAAGCCAAT AACATTGATGAGTTACGCCATTCACTTTTATGCACAACTCTAGAGCTTGAACAAACTAGAATTGCTGTTCAAGAAGAGCTTAAGAAAAGAGATGATCAAGTTCTCCATCTCAAGAATCTCTTGAATCAAGCCATTAAAGAGAGAGATGAAGCTAATAAAAAATGTGAgaatcttcttcttcacaaactcTTCTTCAATCAACATTCTGCTCCAATTTCCACCATTGATGACGACCCCACCAAAGCATTTGACTCACAAAATGCTTTCTCTTCCTCCGATTGCGACGAGAGCATCGTATCTGTTTCATCTCCGGTTCCCCCACCTCCCGAAATCTCCGATTGGATCTCCGATAAGCCATTGCCGGAAAAGGGTAAGCTCTTACAAGCTGTCATGAAGGCCGGTCCACTTCTTCAAACTCTGCTTCTCGCTGGACCGCTTCCTCAGTGGAGACATCCGCCGCCACCGCTTGAATCTTTCCACTTGCCACCGGTTGCAATTCCACTTCCGCCGCCGCCACCGCCGCCGGTACCGGTTCATTCTGAGGCTACTAATTGTGGGATTGTTAACAAAAAGAGGGCTCTGTCTTTGTGTGAGGAATCGGATTCTTTACCGGCGACCAAATTCCAAAGGCTTGTTTTCCACTGA